From a single Couchioplanes caeruleus genomic region:
- a CDS encoding NAD(P)/FAD-dependent oxidoreductase produces MPAPWLATAGPDPFPAPAVLPAEVDAVVVGGGLAGVATAYWLARSGWAVLLAERRVLAGGASGRNAGVFLPGPRPLEQPGLVRSVLAEEGIDAGFRRTGHLALSSSAAVLAEVRAEVARRSPDASPLRALDRPECEKKAGMPIAPRYAGGRWARDGHVVHPVRLVHGLAAAAIRRGARVATRTAVREVVPGRRRGWRVHTARGPVEASHVVYACAAQTGTFHPGLKEVITPVRGQVLATETLPPMIAPAMAVDFGSVYWRQTDDGTVVVGGCRSADPAAETGTRAERVNAAIQQALSAFLAATFPGFPPHTVTDRWAGIMDQTADGRPLAGALPGGARQWVIAGFGGHGLPPALGTARALAATMTTGRPDPLLAPLDPARFGGSG; encoded by the coding sequence GTGCCGGCCCCGTGGCTCGCGACCGCCGGCCCCGACCCGTTCCCCGCGCCGGCCGTGCTGCCGGCCGAGGTGGACGCGGTCGTGGTCGGCGGCGGCCTGGCGGGCGTCGCGACGGCCTACTGGCTGGCCCGCTCGGGCTGGGCGGTGCTGCTGGCCGAACGCCGCGTGCTCGCCGGGGGTGCGAGCGGCCGCAACGCCGGGGTCTTCCTGCCCGGGCCGCGCCCGCTCGAGCAGCCCGGGCTCGTCCGGTCGGTGCTGGCCGAGGAGGGGATCGACGCGGGGTTCCGGCGTACGGGGCACCTGGCGCTCTCCTCCTCGGCGGCCGTCCTCGCCGAGGTCCGCGCCGAGGTGGCCCGCCGCTCGCCGGACGCGTCGCCGCTGCGGGCCCTGGACCGGCCGGAGTGCGAGAAGAAGGCCGGGATGCCGATCGCACCCCGGTACGCGGGCGGCCGCTGGGCGCGCGACGGCCACGTCGTGCACCCCGTCCGGCTCGTCCACGGGCTGGCTGCCGCGGCGATCCGGCGGGGCGCCCGCGTGGCGACCCGTACCGCGGTGCGGGAGGTGGTGCCGGGGCGCCGGCGCGGCTGGCGCGTGCACACGGCGCGCGGACCGGTCGAGGCGTCACACGTGGTCTACGCGTGCGCGGCGCAGACCGGCACCTTCCACCCGGGCCTGAAAGAGGTGATCACTCCCGTGCGGGGACAGGTCCTCGCGACCGAGACGCTGCCGCCGATGATCGCGCCCGCGATGGCCGTCGACTTCGGCAGTGTCTACTGGCGACAGACGGACGACGGGACCGTGGTCGTCGGCGGGTGCCGGTCGGCCGACCCCGCCGCCGAGACGGGTACCCGCGCCGAGCGGGTGAACGCGGCGATCCAGCAGGCGCTGTCGGCCTTCCTCGCCGCCACCTTTCCCGGCTTCCCGCCCCACACGGTCACGGACCGCTGGGCCGGGATCATGGACCAGACCGCCGACGGCCGGCCGCTCGCCGGCGCGCTGCCGGGCGGCGCACGGCAGTGGGTCATCGCCGGCTTCGGCGGCCACGGGCTGCCGCCGGCGCTCGGGACGGCCCGCGCGCTCGCCGCCACGATGACGACCGGGCGGCCGGACCCGCTGCTCGCCCCCCTCGACCCCGCGCGCTTCGGAGGTTCCGGATGA